One genomic window of Vibrio rhizosphaerae includes the following:
- the aroE gene encoding shikimate dehydrogenase yields the protein MAYQEQYAVFGNPIGHSKSPFIQTLFARQTNQDMVYTAELAPVDGFETAVDTFFSQGGKGCNVTVPFKEEAYAFADQLTERAKIAGAVNTLKKLDDGGILGDNTDGAGLVQDLLQYQVPLQGAKILLIGAGGAAKGVIHPLLAQSPDSIVITNRTFSKAQDLATCFREHNNQHQVSATPVQISAQPMSGIQEAFDVVINSTSASLSGELPDISGEIFAANSVAYDMMYGKGLTVFNQWAVTHGCAHAYDGLGMLVGQAAESFMLWRGIRPGTRQILSELRRNLEGSL from the coding sequence ATGGCTTATCAGGAACAGTATGCGGTATTCGGCAACCCAATCGGTCACAGTAAATCTCCTTTTATACAGACGTTGTTTGCTCGCCAGACCAATCAAGACATGGTTTATACGGCTGAGCTTGCGCCTGTTGATGGGTTTGAAACGGCAGTGGATACTTTTTTTTCTCAGGGAGGAAAAGGCTGTAATGTCACTGTGCCTTTTAAAGAAGAAGCCTATGCGTTTGCTGATCAACTGACCGAGCGGGCTAAAATTGCCGGTGCGGTCAATACGCTCAAGAAGCTCGATGACGGAGGTATTCTCGGCGACAATACTGATGGTGCAGGCTTGGTTCAGGATTTATTGCAGTATCAGGTGCCTTTGCAGGGCGCAAAAATTCTGTTAATCGGTGCGGGTGGTGCGGCAAAAGGGGTGATTCATCCGTTATTAGCACAATCCCCTGACTCGATTGTGATTACCAACAGGACCTTCAGTAAAGCACAAGATCTTGCGACTTGTTTCCGGGAACACAACAATCAACATCAAGTATCTGCAACACCCGTCCAGATTTCTGCTCAACCCATGTCCGGGATTCAGGAAGCATTTGATGTGGTGATTAATTCAACTTCAGCTAGCCTGTCCGGAGAACTGCCGGATATCTCCGGTGAGATTTTTGCCGCCAATAGCGTGGCTTATGACATGATGTACGGCAAAGGACTCACGGTCTTTAATCAATGGGCGGTGACGCATGGTTGTGCGCATGCTTATGATGGCTTGGGAATGTTAGTGGGACAAGCCGCAGAAAGTTTTATGCTATGGCGTGGCATTCGTCCCGGGACGCGGCAGATATTAAGTGAACTGAGACGGAATCTGGAAGGTAGCCTGTGA
- a CDS encoding DUF494 family protein, with protein MMDILMYLFETYIHSDAELQVDQDELEDELLRAGFHQKEIYKALNWLEELASLQQSDVHSPLSISAATAMRVYTEKETARLDVECRGFLLFLEQIKVLTPETREMVIDRVMGLETNEFELDDLKWIILMVLFNVPGNESAYTLMEEWLYTKEQGILH; from the coding sequence ATGATGGATATTCTTATGTATCTGTTCGAAACTTACATCCATAGCGATGCTGAGTTACAAGTTGATCAAGATGAGTTAGAGGATGAGCTCCTGCGTGCAGGTTTTCATCAAAAAGAGATCTACAAAGCCCTCAACTGGTTGGAAGAATTAGCATCACTACAACAGAGTGATGTGCATTCTCCGCTATCAATCAGTGCTGCAACAGCAATGCGAGTCTATACCGAGAAGGAAACAGCCCGACTTGATGTTGAATGCCGCGGATTCCTGTTGTTCCTTGAACAGATTAAAGTGTTGACGCCCGAAACCCGAGAAATGGTCATTGATCGAGTCATGGGATTAGAAACCAATGAGTTTGAACTGGATGATTTGAAATGGATTATTCTGATGGTGCTGTTCAATGTTCCCGGTAATGAGAGTGCCTATACGCTGATGGAAGAATGGCTGTATACCAAAGAGCAAGGCATTTTGCACTGA
- a CDS encoding gamma carbonic anhydrase family protein, with protein sequence MSSIRRYKGIAPELGLRVYVDSTAVLVGDIRIGDDSSIWPFVAARGDVNHIHIGKRTNIQDGTVLHVTHKNAANPNGYPLIIGNDVTVGHKAMLHGCTIQDRVLVGMGSIILDGVTIESEVVIGAGSLVPPNKTLQSGYIYMGNPAKRARPLTDEERAFLLKSAENYVQNKDDFLHQVEDL encoded by the coding sequence ATGAGTTCAATTCGACGTTATAAAGGGATCGCTCCCGAACTCGGGCTGCGTGTCTATGTTGATAGTACGGCTGTGTTGGTCGGAGATATTCGCATCGGTGACGACTCCAGCATTTGGCCTTTCGTTGCTGCCCGAGGCGATGTGAACCATATACATATTGGTAAGAGAACCAACATTCAGGATGGGACTGTTCTTCATGTCACACACAAAAATGCCGCGAACCCAAATGGTTACCCACTGATTATTGGCAATGATGTAACCGTTGGCCATAAAGCGATGCTCCATGGCTGTACGATTCAGGACCGGGTTCTGGTTGGGATGGGCAGCATTATTCTTGATGGTGTCACGATAGAGAGCGAGGTCGTTATCGGTGCCGGGAGTTTGGTTCCCCCCAACAAAACACTGCAAAGCGGCTACATTTACATGGGCAACCCAGCCAAACGAGCTCGCCCGCTAACAGATGAAGAACGCGCCTTCTTACTTAAATCAGCAGAAAACTACGTTCAGAATAAAGATGACTTTCTCCATCAGGTAGAAGATCTCTAA
- a CDS encoding L-threonylcarbamoyladenylate synthase has product MNNFEQVLDVLHQGGVIAYPTEGVFGVGCDPDRADAIQRLLEIKNRPVEKGLILIASGYQQLQPYIDESQLSAQQLAHVQASWPGPVTWVMPASEYASVWLRGLFETIAVRVTDHPQVRQLCEAYGKPITSTSANLTGQPPCMTTESVQQQLGHCLDAILAGQTGGRDKPSEIRDARTLEILRQG; this is encoded by the coding sequence GTGAATAATTTTGAGCAGGTGCTTGATGTGTTGCATCAAGGTGGTGTGATTGCCTACCCGACGGAAGGCGTCTTTGGCGTCGGGTGTGACCCTGATCGAGCGGATGCCATTCAACGGTTACTGGAAATCAAAAACCGTCCGGTTGAAAAGGGGTTGATTCTGATAGCATCCGGCTATCAACAGTTACAGCCTTACATTGATGAGAGTCAGCTTTCCGCACAGCAACTGGCGCATGTTCAAGCAAGCTGGCCGGGGCCGGTTACTTGGGTGATGCCTGCCAGTGAGTATGCGTCAGTCTGGCTTCGGGGATTATTTGAGACCATCGCGGTTCGGGTGACTGATCATCCACAAGTCCGGCAATTGTGCGAGGCTTATGGCAAACCGATTACCTCAACCAGTGCTAATTTAACCGGGCAACCGCCTTGTATGACGACAGAATCGGTGCAACAACAACTTGGTCACTGTCTGGATGCAATTTTAGCCGGGCAGACCGGTGGGCGGGATAAACCCAGTGAGATTCGAGATGCGCGCACGCTCGAAATATTAAGACAAGGGTAG
- the purE gene encoding 5-(carboxyamino)imidazole ribonucleotide mutase codes for MKVGIIMGSKSDWPTMKLAAEMLEQFGIEYETKVVSAHRTPQLLADYASQAKARGLKVIIAGAGGAAHLPGMAAAFTSLPVLGVPVQSKALKGIDSLLSIVQMPKGIAVGTLAIGEAGAANAGILAAQIIGVHDEQVMQKVEAFRQSQTDTVLANPDPTEE; via the coding sequence ATGAAAGTCGGAATTATAATGGGCTCGAAGTCCGATTGGCCAACCATGAAGCTTGCCGCCGAAATGTTAGAGCAATTCGGTATTGAATATGAAACAAAAGTAGTTTCAGCACATCGCACACCTCAGTTACTGGCCGACTATGCTAGTCAGGCGAAAGCACGCGGTCTAAAAGTGATCATTGCAGGTGCCGGTGGCGCAGCTCATTTACCAGGCATGGCCGCCGCCTTTACCAGTCTGCCAGTGCTGGGCGTCCCGGTTCAATCTAAAGCACTCAAAGGCATAGATTCACTCCTGTCTATCGTGCAGATGCCGAAAGGTATCGCTGTCGGCACCCTAGCCATTGGTGAAGCAGGGGCAGCCAACGCAGGGATTCTGGCCGCCCAAATTATCGGTGTTCATGATGAACAGGTCATGCAGAAAGTGGAAGCATTCCGCCAGTCGCAAACAGATACCGTTCTTGCCAATCCCGATCCAACGGAGGAATAA
- the hemF gene encoding oxygen-dependent coproporphyrinogen oxidase: MSGIDKQAVKTFLLQLQDAICQQLEATDGLAQFEQDEWHREPGERLGGGGRSRVMRDGHVFEQGGVNFSHVTGHEMPASATAHRPELKGRRFEAMGVSLVMHPNNPYVPTSHMNVRFFIAEKEGESPVWWFGGGFDLTPFYPFDDDCCHWHQVAKEICQPFGPEVYPQHKAWCDRYFFLPHREETRGVGGLFFDDLNQWDFETCFAYIRAVGEGYTRAYLPIVERRKDCQFSERERQFQLYRRGRYVEFNLVFDRGTLFGLQSGGRTESILMSMPPLVRWEYGYQPAPGSAEARLTEYLTPRDW; encoded by the coding sequence ATGAGTGGGATTGATAAACAGGCCGTTAAAACTTTTTTATTGCAACTACAGGACGCTATTTGTCAACAGCTTGAGGCGACTGATGGTTTGGCGCAGTTTGAGCAAGATGAGTGGCATCGTGAACCGGGTGAACGCTTGGGCGGTGGTGGACGTAGCCGCGTGATGCGCGATGGTCATGTATTTGAACAGGGCGGGGTTAACTTTTCTCATGTGACGGGTCATGAAATGCCTGCGTCAGCGACAGCACACCGACCTGAGTTAAAAGGACGACGATTTGAAGCGATGGGCGTTTCTTTGGTGATGCATCCTAATAATCCTTATGTGCCTACCTCTCATATGAATGTACGTTTCTTCATTGCCGAAAAAGAAGGGGAGTCTCCTGTCTGGTGGTTTGGTGGTGGTTTTGATTTAACCCCATTCTACCCGTTTGATGATGATTGCTGTCACTGGCATCAAGTGGCAAAAGAGATTTGCCAGCCATTTGGACCGGAGGTATACCCGCAACATAAAGCATGGTGTGACCGATATTTTTTCTTACCGCACCGGGAAGAAACACGTGGTGTGGGCGGACTATTTTTTGATGACCTGAATCAGTGGGATTTCGAGACCTGTTTTGCTTATATCCGTGCGGTTGGTGAAGGCTATACTCGCGCTTACCTGCCGATTGTTGAGCGACGAAAGGACTGCCAGTTTTCGGAACGTGAACGCCAGTTCCAGTTATACCGACGTGGACGATATGTAGAATTTAATCTGGTGTTTGACCGAGGAACGTTGTTTGGACTGCAATCGGGCGGACGAACCGAATCGATTCTGATGTCGATGCCACCGTTGGTGCGTTGGGAGTATGGGTATCAGCCGGCTCCCGGCAGTGCAGAAGCAAGACTGACGGAATATTTGACCCCAAGAGACTGGTGA
- a CDS encoding DUF1488 family protein — MNQSIIFPDVQSWNEDARHIVFPAQCQGALIECIVTVAVLEELSGQSITSQEDAIRFFSLYRFDLEELAEQLIDDEAYNALGQIDLVVGK, encoded by the coding sequence GTGAATCAGTCAATCATTTTTCCTGATGTGCAATCTTGGAATGAAGATGCCCGGCACATTGTTTTTCCTGCTCAGTGTCAAGGGGCTTTGATTGAGTGCATTGTGACCGTTGCCGTGCTGGAAGAACTTTCTGGTCAATCGATCACAAGTCAGGAAGACGCCATCCGTTTTTTTTCCCTGTACCGTTTCGATTTGGAAGAGTTGGCCGAGCAGCTCATTGACGATGAAGCGTACAATGCGCTCGGACAAATCGATCTGGTCGTCGGTAAGTAA
- the rsmB gene encoding 16S rRNA (cytosine(967)-C(5))-methyltransferase RsmB: MNVRAAAASVVFQVVDQGASLSSVLPEAQRKIKPRDHALLQEICFGVLRYLPRLEATALELMDKPLTGKKRVFHHLILVGLYQIQFMRIPDHAAVGETVSATQDLKGSRLRGLVNAILRNYQRGSASIDQRLQESKHDAVQYCHPKWLLKSLQASYPEQWQAIVAANNQKAPMWLRINQQHHTTDSYIKLLDEQNIDVSLHPQAKDAIKLAAPCDVHLLPGFEQGWVSVQDAAAQLSVHYLTPQAEELILDCCAAPGGKTAHILEQVPDAHVVAVDCDSSRLKRVHENLERLNLKAKVICGDARHPDKWWDGTQFDRILLDAPCSATGVIRRHPDIKWLRRADDIEALVALQSEILDAMWAQLKPGGTMVYATCSVLPQENSQQIKTFLSRTLDAQLINSEIDNPGRQILPGEHDMDGFYYAVLQKTI; encoded by the coding sequence ATGAATGTTCGCGCTGCTGCAGCATCTGTGGTTTTTCAGGTTGTCGATCAAGGCGCATCATTGTCCTCTGTCTTGCCAGAGGCTCAGAGAAAAATAAAACCCCGAGACCACGCACTACTTCAGGAGATCTGTTTTGGCGTACTGCGCTATCTGCCCCGTTTAGAAGCCACAGCACTCGAACTGATGGATAAACCCCTGACCGGGAAAAAACGAGTTTTTCATCATTTAATTCTGGTGGGCCTCTATCAGATTCAATTTATGCGGATTCCTGATCATGCAGCTGTCGGAGAAACCGTCAGTGCAACTCAGGATTTAAAAGGCTCGCGGCTCCGCGGTCTGGTTAACGCTATCCTCAGAAATTATCAGCGCGGCAGCGCGTCGATTGATCAGCGGTTGCAAGAAAGTAAACATGATGCGGTTCAGTATTGCCACCCGAAATGGCTCTTGAAATCACTGCAAGCCAGTTATCCTGAGCAGTGGCAGGCAATTGTGGCCGCCAACAATCAAAAAGCACCGATGTGGTTGCGTATCAATCAGCAACATCACACCACCGACAGTTACATCAAGTTACTGGATGAACAAAACATTGATGTGAGTCTACACCCACAAGCAAAAGACGCCATAAAATTGGCGGCACCTTGTGACGTTCACTTACTTCCCGGCTTTGAGCAAGGCTGGGTGTCAGTTCAAGATGCAGCGGCACAATTATCGGTCCATTATCTGACGCCGCAGGCTGAAGAGCTGATTCTTGACTGTTGTGCCGCTCCCGGTGGCAAGACCGCCCATATACTGGAACAGGTTCCCGATGCACATGTTGTTGCCGTCGATTGCGATTCATCACGATTAAAACGGGTTCATGAGAATCTTGAGCGACTCAATCTGAAGGCAAAAGTGATCTGTGGTGATGCCCGCCACCCGGATAAATGGTGGGACGGTACACAATTTGATCGTATTTTGCTCGATGCGCCCTGTTCAGCGACAGGCGTCATCCGGAGACACCCGGATATCAAATGGCTCCGCCGGGCCGATGATATTGAAGCATTGGTCGCGCTGCAAAGCGAGATTCTGGATGCGATGTGGGCACAGTTAAAACCCGGCGGAACGATGGTTTACGCGACTTGTTCTGTGTTACCTCAAGAAAATAGTCAGCAGATAAAAACGTTTTTATCTCGAACATTAGATGCACAACTGATAAATTCAGAAATTGATAATCCGGGACGACAAATTCTGCCGGGAGAACATGATATGGATGGTTTCTATTACGCAGTCTTACAAAAAACCATCTAG
- the def gene encoding peptide deformylase → MSVLQVLTFPDERLRTVAKPVQEVTPEIQQFVDDMIETMYEEDGIGLAATQVDFHQRIVVIDVSETRDQPRVLINPEIIEKRGEDGIEEGCLSVPGARALVPRAAEVTVRALDRDGKEYTFEADDLLAICVQHELDHLQGKLFVDYLSPLKRKRIKDKLEKIKRANEKKKNEA, encoded by the coding sequence ATGTCTGTATTACAAGTATTAACTTTTCCCGATGAACGTTTAAGAACGGTGGCAAAACCCGTTCAAGAAGTCACACCTGAAATACAACAGTTCGTTGATGACATGATCGAAACCATGTACGAAGAAGATGGTATTGGTCTGGCGGCAACGCAGGTTGATTTCCATCAGCGTATCGTGGTGATTGATGTTTCGGAAACGCGCGATCAACCTCGTGTATTAATCAACCCTGAAATTATCGAAAAACGGGGAGAAGATGGTATCGAGGAAGGATGTCTGTCAGTTCCGGGCGCAAGAGCACTGGTGCCGAGAGCGGCTGAAGTCACCGTCCGAGCTTTAGACCGAGACGGCAAAGAATATACCTTCGAAGCGGACGATCTGTTGGCTATCTGTGTACAACATGAGTTGGATCACCTGCAAGGGAAATTATTCGTTGATTACCTCTCTCCGCTGAAGCGTAAACGAATTAAAGACAAGCTCGAGAAAATTAAACGCGCCAACGAAAAAAAGAAGAATGAAGCATAA
- a CDS encoding 5-(carboxyamino)imidazole ribonucleotide synthase, with protein sequence MHVLVLGAGQLARMMSLAGAPLNIHISAFDVVSGQMIHPLTQEVQGHSLENAIQQADVITAEFEHIPHDILHLCEQSGKLLPSAQAIKTGGDRRLEKALLDEAGVKNAKYFVIKTRDDFDSAIRHVGIPMVLKSALGGYDGKGQWRLKSTTDADKIWPEMQQCIEASDNQAIVAEEFVPFDREVSLVGARGRNGEWVVYPLSENIHTDGVLSLSTSIDAQALQQQAKTMFEAVANTLNYVGVLALEFFDVQGQLLVNEIAPRVHNSGHWTQQGADTCQFENHLRAVCGLPLGSTKLIRPTCMVNILGEDTLPSEILATEGCHIHWYGKEKRAGRKMGHINVSADYYAELERIICSLADILPADAFPAVHQFTSQHQ encoded by the coding sequence ATGCATGTACTTGTCTTAGGCGCGGGTCAACTTGCACGGATGATGTCACTTGCCGGTGCCCCGCTCAATATTCACATTAGTGCCTTCGATGTGGTCAGCGGTCAGATGATTCATCCGCTGACTCAGGAAGTGCAAGGCCATAGTCTGGAGAATGCCATCCAGCAAGCGGATGTGATTACCGCCGAGTTTGAACACATTCCTCATGATATCCTGCATTTGTGTGAACAAAGTGGCAAATTACTCCCGAGCGCACAAGCAATTAAGACTGGTGGTGATCGTCGTCTGGAAAAAGCATTACTGGATGAAGCCGGCGTCAAAAATGCCAAATATTTCGTCATCAAAACTCGCGATGATTTTGACAGTGCGATCCGCCATGTGGGTATACCAATGGTTCTCAAGAGCGCGTTAGGCGGCTACGATGGAAAAGGTCAATGGCGATTAAAATCGACAACAGATGCCGATAAGATCTGGCCGGAAATGCAGCAATGCATTGAAGCCAGTGACAACCAAGCGATTGTTGCTGAAGAGTTCGTTCCTTTTGATCGTGAAGTATCACTGGTTGGTGCGCGAGGTCGAAACGGCGAGTGGGTGGTTTACCCACTGTCAGAAAATATTCACACCGATGGCGTGCTCAGCCTGTCGACCTCGATAGATGCGCAAGCGTTGCAGCAACAAGCCAAAACCATGTTTGAAGCCGTTGCCAATACCCTCAATTATGTGGGGGTGCTTGCACTGGAATTTTTCGATGTTCAGGGGCAACTACTCGTGAACGAGATTGCGCCTCGGGTCCATAACTCAGGGCACTGGACACAACAGGGAGCTGATACCTGTCAGTTCGAGAATCATCTCCGCGCGGTATGCGGTTTGCCGCTGGGCAGTACGAAGTTGATCCGACCGACCTGTATGGTCAATATTCTCGGCGAAGATACACTCCCGTCAGAAATTCTGGCCACGGAAGGGTGTCATATTCACTGGTATGGTAAAGAAAAGCGGGCCGGTAGAAAGATGGGCCATATTAATGTCAGTGCCGATTACTATGCCGAGCTAGAGCGCATCATCTGTTCGCTTGCTGATATACTTCCGGCAGACGCATTTCCAGCGGTGCATCAATTCACCAGCCAACACCAATAA
- a CDS encoding DNA topoisomerase family protein: MSRHIDQQLFSAHEHALDEAEPCPECGSELQLRHGKHGAFWGCSAYPACDYIRPRHQHDGHIVKALGVPCPECGHELVLRQGRYGMFIGCSHFPQCHHIESSDPPKNEQSHDVSCPECHTGHLVERKSRFGKTFWACDQYPKCKFAINSPPVMGQCSACGFPLLVEKKSAAGVTLICAARRCGHLQERESLNC, from the coding sequence ATGAGTCGTCATATAGATCAGCAATTATTTTCTGCCCATGAGCATGCTTTAGACGAAGCTGAGCCCTGCCCTGAATGTGGTAGCGAGTTACAGTTACGGCATGGTAAACATGGGGCATTTTGGGGCTGTTCTGCGTATCCGGCGTGTGATTATATTCGCCCCCGTCATCAGCACGATGGCCATATCGTGAAAGCTTTGGGTGTGCCCTGTCCTGAATGTGGCCATGAACTGGTCTTAAGGCAGGGCCGTTATGGCATGTTTATCGGCTGTAGTCATTTTCCACAGTGTCATCATATCGAATCTTCTGACCCCCCCAAGAATGAGCAATCCCATGACGTGAGTTGTCCCGAATGTCATACGGGGCATCTGGTTGAACGAAAGTCCCGTTTTGGTAAGACTTTCTGGGCTTGTGATCAGTATCCGAAGTGTAAGTTTGCTATCAATTCTCCGCCTGTCATGGGCCAATGCAGCGCGTGTGGCTTTCCGCTCCTCGTGGAGAAAAAATCAGCGGCCGGTGTAACATTGATTTGTGCTGCACGGCGTTGTGGTCATCTCCAAGAGCGTGAATCATTGAATTGCTGA
- the dprA gene encoding DNA-processing protein DprA has product MDPSASHTTEHDRLLIWIKLCLTPRLGIQSLLKLVSKVPLDSLSDYSEQEWFALGLTPTQITYLLSSAAKQVAEDCLEWQERGNHRHILTYFSPDYPALLKEIPSPPPLLFAQGDITLLSVPQMAIVGSRHASMQGLQDAWHFANEFAQHQVAVTSGLALGIDGQAHLGALDGGGKTIAVLGAGLARIYPARHRGLAERMLEQQSGVLVSEFCPSTPPKSQNFPRRNRIISGLSLGVLVIEAAEKSGSLITARYAAEQNRDVFVIPGAIHQHGYRGSNALIRDGACLVQNIEQILSEVGTLSAWVKEEEKQADKIQQNELFPPLIDDEELPFAELLANVGVKATPVDILAARTHIPVHEVMRQLLELELSGHVIAVAGGYIRKGRG; this is encoded by the coding sequence ATGGACCCATCAGCCTCGCATACGACCGAACATGATCGACTATTGATCTGGATAAAACTCTGTTTGACGCCACGTCTGGGAATTCAATCATTGTTAAAGCTAGTCAGCAAAGTACCGCTCGATTCATTGAGTGATTATTCTGAGCAAGAGTGGTTTGCTTTGGGGCTGACGCCCACCCAGATCACTTATCTGCTCTCCAGCGCCGCAAAGCAAGTGGCTGAAGATTGCCTCGAATGGCAAGAGCGTGGCAATCATCGTCATATCCTCACTTATTTTTCACCCGATTATCCTGCTCTGTTGAAAGAAATTCCGTCTCCGCCGCCGCTGTTATTCGCACAGGGAGACATCACATTGCTGTCTGTCCCACAGATGGCTATTGTCGGGAGCCGACATGCCAGTATGCAAGGATTGCAAGATGCATGGCATTTTGCGAATGAGTTTGCTCAGCATCAGGTGGCAGTGACCAGTGGGTTGGCGTTAGGCATTGACGGACAGGCTCATCTGGGGGCACTCGATGGTGGTGGCAAAACCATTGCTGTGTTAGGGGCTGGCTTAGCACGTATCTATCCGGCCCGGCATCGGGGATTGGCTGAACGGATGCTTGAGCAACAATCCGGTGTTTTGGTGTCAGAATTTTGTCCCTCAACACCACCGAAATCACAGAACTTCCCGCGCCGTAACCGGATAATCAGTGGGTTATCTTTGGGAGTATTGGTGATTGAAGCGGCCGAAAAAAGTGGATCGCTCATTACCGCAAGGTACGCTGCGGAGCAAAATCGGGATGTTTTTGTGATCCCGGGCGCTATTCATCAGCATGGTTATCGGGGCAGTAATGCATTAATTCGTGATGGTGCTTGCTTAGTTCAGAATATCGAACAGATACTCTCTGAAGTTGGTACATTATCTGCTTGGGTAAAGGAAGAAGAGAAGCAAGCCGATAAAATTCAGCAAAATGAACTTTTTCCGCCATTAATTGACGACGAAGAATTGCCATTTGCTGAACTGTTAGCTAACGTAGGGGTAAAGGCGACACCAGTTGATATTCTTGCAGCGCGGACCCATATACCAGTTCATGAAGTGATGAGACAACTCCTGGAGTTGGAATTATCCGGGCACGTGATTGCAGTTGCTGGTGGCTATATTCGTAAGGGGAGGGGCTAG
- the fmt gene encoding methionyl-tRNA formyltransferase, whose amino-acid sequence MSQPLRIIFAGTPDFAARHLAALLSSAHEVIAVYTQPDRPAGRGKKLTASPVKALAIDHQIPVYQPENFKSPESKQQLADLNADLMVVVAYGLLLPQAILDAPRLGCINVHGSILPKWRGAAPIQRSIWAGDAETGVTIMQMDAGLDTGDMLSIAKLPIESTDTSASMYEKLAHLGPQALIDALDAIRDDQITPVRQDDQLASYAQKLSKEEARIDWSQPADFIERCIRAFNPWPVSHFCVTDSKTDTTPAIKVWQSHVEHTSTDQPAGTIIRADKTGIHIATGKDVLVLEQLQVPGKKAMPVQDILNARAEWFEVGTRLN is encoded by the coding sequence GTGAGTCAACCACTCAGAATTATTTTTGCCGGAACCCCGGATTTTGCCGCCCGTCACTTGGCGGCATTATTGTCTTCAGCGCATGAAGTCATTGCAGTTTACACTCAGCCTGACCGCCCCGCTGGACGCGGTAAAAAACTGACCGCTAGCCCAGTCAAGGCTTTAGCAATCGATCATCAAATCCCTGTTTATCAGCCGGAAAATTTCAAATCACCGGAAAGCAAACAGCAACTCGCTGACCTCAATGCAGATTTGATGGTGGTGGTGGCTTATGGACTATTACTGCCTCAGGCCATACTCGATGCACCCAGACTGGGTTGTATCAATGTGCATGGATCGATTCTCCCCAAATGGCGTGGTGCCGCACCGATCCAGCGTTCAATCTGGGCCGGAGATGCAGAAACTGGCGTGACCATCATGCAGATGGATGCCGGATTAGATACCGGTGACATGCTGTCGATTGCAAAACTACCCATCGAATCAACCGATACCAGTGCTTCGATGTACGAGAAACTTGCTCACTTAGGACCACAAGCACTAATTGATGCACTCGATGCAATTCGCGATGATCAAATAACCCCCGTTCGTCAGGATGACCAGCTGGCAAGTTATGCGCAAAAACTGAGTAAAGAAGAAGCCCGCATCGACTGGTCACAACCGGCTGATTTTATTGAACGTTGTATCCGGGCCTTTAACCCTTGGCCGGTGAGCCATTTTTGTGTCACTGATAGCAAAACAGACACAACCCCTGCCATTAAAGTCTGGCAAAGCCATGTTGAACACACCTCAACTGATCAGCCAGCCGGAACGATCATCCGAGCCGATAAAACAGGCATTCATATTGCAACGGGCAAAGATGTACTGGTTTTGGAACAGCTGCAAGTTCCCGGTAAGAAAGCCATGCCGGTTCAGGATATCCTCAATGCTCGTGCCGAATGGTTTGAAGTAGGCACACGACTCAATTAA